In Egicoccus sp. AB-alg2, the following are encoded in one genomic region:
- a CDS encoding P-II family nitrogen regulator: protein MKLVTAIVKPHKLDQVKEALQDLGIQGLTVGEVRGYGRQRGHTEVYRGAEYTVEFVPKVKLEILASDGQVDDVVETIVKHAQTGQVGDGKVFVTPVEQVVRIRTGERDGDAI, encoded by the coding sequence GTGAAGCTCGTCACCGCGATCGTGAAGCCGCACAAGCTCGACCAGGTCAAGGAGGCGCTGCAGGACCTCGGCATCCAGGGCCTGACCGTCGGCGAGGTACGCGGCTACGGCCGCCAGCGCGGTCACACCGAGGTGTACCGGGGCGCCGAGTACACGGTCGAGTTCGTACCGAAGGTCAAGCTGGAGATCCTCGCGTCCGACGGGCAGGTCGACGACGTGGTGGAGACCATCGTCAAGCACGCCCAGACCGGCCAGGTGGGTGACGGCAAGGTCTTCGTCACCCCGGTGGAGCAGGTCGTGCGGATCCGGACCGGGGAGCGCGACGGCGACGCCATCTGA
- the glnD gene encoding [protein-PII] uridylyltransferase codes for MLDRRPAAAPPTPDHGDAPPAPAVPDEAAAVADWLRERGEALRAAGPPPGRAWCEAWSGAVDQALCRLAARVVDGHRLSVVAVGGYGRRELCPTSDVDLLLLHDRLEQPALEFAVREIVYPLWDAGLRVGYAVRNRREAIGAVDDVDTATSMLDLRTVAGDRHFTHLVQVEVLRRLRQRPHRFLEALRRADVARRRKAGDAAEALEPDLKNGAGGLRDVQSLAWAAAALVGVAGLDPLVPAGYLGAADRPRLVRARDRLLAARVALHLVTAELQGTVGNGTRNEVLRLELQDAVAARLGYEDRGANDLAAHDLLRELFLAARTVDHVHRRAWSLIDADRARGARRRRRPTQREHDGFELVDGVLRLPEGQDLAESQLPSRLFTALADTGAVLDRASAARLRRRAEEVTVPWPWSDQQRERFVRVLWRGQIMLPALAELDDVGVLGALLPEWEALRGRPQRNPYHRYSLDRHAWHAAAHLGDLVRREPWAAEARRLVGDREGLLLGVLLHDVGKAVGEPHSETGIPLATAIAARMGASAGTIGLVGRLVRLHLLLPDAARKRDVTDPELVRRLASEVGDRSTLACLHLLSAADGLATGPTAWTTWTASLVHTLITKVSAVLEEQDGRAVSVQDREREAAVATVREAQRLAPELGADAGAVREHLALLPTRYARSVSPRAVVRHTLMTAVPPGPTEVRTRVTPGEDVPEDEGRVDELDVVALDHPGWFAKVAGVVALHAGSILAADAFSREDGLAVDTFKVRPPEGAAGAWWAAVEGDLAEAAAGKLAIRARVLRQARAASARLRGVRVPTTITSEPDPAGRATLVEVHTLDRVGVLYSIATALAELELDIVVARIQTLGREAVDVFAVRDGDGRPLDEHHLAELRLAVDAAIEELGPVGAI; via the coding sequence ATGCTCGACCGTCGCCCTGCCGCCGCGCCGCCCACCCCCGACCACGGGGACGCGCCTCCGGCCCCCGCGGTTCCCGATGAGGCGGCCGCAGTCGCGGACTGGTTGCGCGAGCGTGGCGAGGCCCTGCGGGCCGCCGGGCCGCCGCCGGGCCGCGCGTGGTGCGAGGCGTGGAGCGGCGCGGTCGACCAGGCGCTGTGCCGGCTGGCCGCCCGCGTGGTCGACGGCCACCGGCTGTCCGTGGTCGCCGTGGGCGGCTACGGCCGGCGTGAGCTGTGTCCCACCTCGGACGTGGACCTGCTGCTCCTGCACGACCGGCTGGAGCAGCCGGCGCTCGAGTTCGCCGTCCGCGAGATCGTCTACCCGCTGTGGGACGCCGGGCTGCGCGTCGGCTACGCCGTGCGCAACCGGCGCGAAGCGATCGGCGCGGTCGACGACGTCGACACGGCCACCTCGATGTTGGACCTGCGCACCGTCGCCGGGGACCGGCACTTCACCCATCTGGTGCAGGTCGAGGTGCTGCGGCGGCTGCGACAGCGCCCGCACCGGTTCCTCGAGGCGCTGCGCCGGGCCGACGTCGCGCGGCGGCGCAAGGCCGGGGACGCGGCCGAGGCGCTCGAACCGGACCTGAAGAACGGTGCCGGTGGGCTGCGCGACGTGCAGTCGCTGGCGTGGGCCGCGGCCGCCCTGGTGGGGGTGGCCGGGCTCGACCCGCTCGTGCCGGCCGGCTACCTCGGTGCCGCCGACCGTCCCCGCCTGGTCCGCGCCCGCGACCGGCTGCTGGCCGCCCGCGTCGCCCTGCACCTCGTGACCGCCGAGCTGCAGGGCACCGTCGGCAACGGCACGCGCAACGAGGTGCTGCGCCTGGAACTGCAGGACGCGGTGGCGGCCCGGTTGGGCTACGAGGACCGCGGCGCGAACGACCTGGCCGCGCACGACCTGCTGCGCGAGCTGTTCCTCGCCGCCCGCACCGTCGACCACGTCCACCGCCGGGCCTGGTCGCTGATCGACGCCGACCGAGCCCGCGGCGCGCGCCGGCGACGTCGCCCCACCCAACGCGAGCACGACGGGTTCGAACTGGTCGACGGGGTGCTGCGCCTACCCGAGGGTCAGGACCTCGCCGAGTCGCAGCTGCCGTCCCGGCTGTTCACGGCGCTGGCCGACACCGGCGCGGTCCTGGACCGTGCCAGCGCGGCCCGGCTGCGACGGCGGGCCGAGGAGGTCACCGTGCCGTGGCCGTGGTCCGACCAGCAGCGGGAACGCTTCGTCCGGGTGCTGTGGCGTGGGCAGATCATGCTGCCGGCGCTGGCGGAGCTCGACGACGTCGGCGTGCTGGGCGCGCTGCTGCCGGAGTGGGAGGCGCTGCGCGGACGCCCCCAGCGCAACCCCTACCACCGCTACAGCCTCGACCGGCACGCCTGGCACGCCGCCGCCCACCTCGGCGACCTCGTGCGCCGCGAACCGTGGGCCGCCGAGGCGCGGCGGCTGGTCGGCGACCGCGAAGGGCTGCTGCTGGGCGTGCTGCTGCACGACGTCGGCAAGGCCGTCGGCGAACCGCACAGCGAGACCGGCATACCGCTCGCGACGGCCATCGCCGCACGTATGGGCGCCTCGGCTGGCACCATCGGCCTGGTCGGGCGTCTCGTGCGCCTGCACCTGCTGCTGCCGGACGCGGCGCGCAAGCGCGACGTCACCGACCCGGAACTGGTGCGTCGCCTCGCCTCAGAGGTGGGGGACCGCTCCACGCTCGCGTGCTTGCATCTGCTGTCCGCAGCGGACGGTCTGGCAACCGGGCCGACTGCCTGGACGACGTGGACGGCCAGCCTGGTGCACACCCTCATCACGAAAGTCAGCGCAGTGCTCGAGGAGCAGGACGGCCGTGCCGTCAGCGTCCAGGACCGCGAACGGGAGGCCGCCGTGGCGACGGTGCGCGAGGCCCAGCGTCTGGCACCGGAGCTGGGCGCCGACGCGGGGGCCGTGCGCGAGCACCTCGCCCTGCTGCCGACCCGCTACGCCCGGTCCGTGTCGCCGCGGGCGGTGGTGCGCCACACGTTGATGACGGCCGTGCCGCCCGGGCCGACCGAGGTCCGCACCCGCGTCACGCCCGGCGAGGACGTGCCCGAGGACGAGGGCCGCGTCGACGAGCTGGACGTCGTGGCGCTGGACCACCCCGGCTGGTTCGCCAAGGTGGCCGGCGTCGTCGCGCTGCACGCCGGGTCGATCCTGGCGGCGGATGCCTTCAGCCGCGAGGACGGTCTCGCGGTCGACACCTTCAAGGTCCGCCCGCCCGAGGGGGCGGCCGGCGCCTGGTGGGCGGCGGTGGAAGGCGACCTGGCCGAGGCCGCCGCCGGCAAGCTCGCCATCCGGGCCCGCGTGTTGCGTCAGGCCCGGGCCGCCTCAGCACGGCTGCGCGGTGTCCGGGTACCGACCACCATCACGTCGGAGCCGGACCCGGCCGGGCGGGCCACGCTGGTCGAGGTCCACACGCTCGACCGTGTCGGCGTGCTGTATTCGATCGCGACGGCGCTGGCGGAGCTGGAACTCGACATCGTCGTCGCGCGCATCCAGACGCTCGGGCGCGAGGCCGTGGACGTGTTCGCGGTACGCGACGGCGACGGCAGGCCGCTCGACGAACACCACCTCGCCGAACTGCGGCTGGCGGTCGACGCCGCCATAGAGGAGCTCGGCCCGGTCGGGGCGATCTGA
- a CDS encoding inositol-3-phosphate synthase has product MSDVSSQPASSSLDAPRIAPAEGKLGVICVGLGAVATTFIAGVELIRRGMAEPIGSLSQLGTIRLGKRTDERAPLIKDFVPLADLDDIVFGAWDPFEDDAYVSAANAGVLDVARHLEPIADALREIRPMKAAFDPAYVKKLDGPNVKSDTSKRALLEGVRADLRDFREQHGCDRMVMIWCGSTEVYIEPGAAHQDLEAFEAAIDADDPAISPSMLYAYAALLEGVPFANGAPNLTVDTPVLRQFASDNDVPICGKDFKTGQTMVKTVLAPMFKARMLGMAGWYSTNILGNRDGEVLDDPESFKTKETSKLGVLDTILQPEKYPQLYGDLHHVVRINYYPPRGDNKEGWDNIDFFGWLGYPMQLKVDFLCRDSILAAPLCLDLALFLDLAQRAGMSGIQEWLSFYFKAPQVAPGLYPEHDLFIQQTKLKNTLRWLMGEEQITHLGVEYYADDYLPDS; this is encoded by the coding sequence GTGTCCGACGTCTCGTCACAGCCGGCATCGAGCTCGCTCGACGCCCCCAGGATCGCTCCCGCCGAGGGCAAGCTCGGCGTCATCTGCGTCGGGCTCGGCGCCGTCGCCACCACCTTCATCGCCGGCGTGGAGCTCATCCGCCGCGGGATGGCGGAGCCGATCGGCTCGCTCAGCCAGCTGGGCACGATCCGCCTCGGCAAGCGCACCGACGAGCGGGCGCCGCTGATCAAGGACTTCGTGCCGCTCGCCGACCTCGACGACATCGTGTTCGGTGCCTGGGACCCGTTCGAGGACGACGCCTACGTCTCGGCCGCCAACGCCGGCGTGCTGGACGTCGCCCGCCACCTGGAGCCGATCGCCGACGCGCTGCGCGAGATCCGGCCGATGAAGGCCGCCTTCGACCCGGCCTACGTGAAGAAGCTCGACGGCCCGAACGTGAAGTCCGACACTTCGAAGCGGGCGCTGCTGGAGGGCGTGCGCGCCGACCTGCGCGACTTCCGCGAGCAGCACGGCTGCGACCGCATGGTGATGATCTGGTGCGGCTCGACCGAGGTCTACATCGAGCCGGGCGCCGCCCACCAGGACCTGGAGGCGTTCGAGGCGGCGATCGACGCGGACGACCCCGCGATCAGCCCGTCGATGCTGTATGCGTACGCGGCGCTGCTGGAGGGCGTGCCGTTCGCCAACGGTGCCCCGAACCTGACCGTCGACACGCCGGTGCTGCGCCAGTTCGCGTCCGACAACGACGTGCCGATCTGCGGCAAGGACTTCAAGACCGGCCAGACGATGGTCAAGACCGTGCTGGCGCCGATGTTCAAGGCCCGCATGCTCGGGATGGCCGGCTGGTACTCGACCAACATCCTCGGCAACCGCGACGGCGAGGTGCTGGACGACCCGGAGTCGTTCAAGACCAAGGAGACGTCCAAGCTGGGCGTGCTGGACACGATCCTGCAGCCGGAGAAGTACCCGCAGCTCTACGGCGACCTCCACCACGTCGTGCGGATCAACTACTACCCGCCGCGCGGCGACAACAAGGAGGGCTGGGACAACATCGACTTCTTCGGCTGGCTCGGCTACCCGATGCAGCTGAAGGTCGACTTCCTGTGCCGTGACTCGATCCTCGCCGCGCCGCTGTGCCTCGACCTCGCACTGTTCCTCGACCTCGCCCAGCGGGCCGGGATGAGCGGCATCCAGGAGTGGCTCAGCTTCTACTTCAAGGCGCCGCAGGTCGCCCCGGGCCTGTATCCCGAGCACGACCTGTTCATCCAGCAGACCAAGCTCAAGAACACCCTGCGCTGGCTGATGGGCGAGGAGCAGATCACCCACCTCGGCGTCGAGTACTACGCCGACGACTACCTCCCCGACTCCTGA
- a CDS encoding type IV toxin-antitoxin system AbiEi family antitoxin domain-containing protein has translation MSTVDERAIRAASGQRGLLTRSQLAEAGVSPSTIARRLSKGRWTEKIPGVIDLGTHEHTWRRHLQQLLLAAGPESWVSHLSAAHLHAFLDIEEPPTHDVVVRRGRHPRVGTSTLHTTTALDEDETTVVGGLRCTTKARTLLDVAPQFGLESLERLAADLARKDRQAFRQLGTVLARSAGSRGRRRLLTALSRLPDDVAKLGSPLEVIGVPVLMRNGAPQPKLQYRVRDAGGSVIKRVDAAWPRLWTIVEFDGGAWHDTTAARAHDEAARDRMRALGWTVEVLRFQDLDGPRPAQIAARLRELHAAQ, from the coding sequence ATGAGCACGGTCGACGAACGAGCCATCAGAGCGGCCAGCGGGCAGCGCGGACTGCTGACGCGGTCACAACTCGCCGAGGCGGGCGTGTCCCCGTCCACGATCGCCAGACGTCTGTCGAAGGGACGGTGGACCGAGAAGATCCCCGGCGTGATCGACCTCGGCACCCATGAGCACACGTGGCGGCGCCATCTGCAGCAGCTGCTGCTCGCGGCGGGCCCGGAGTCGTGGGTCTCCCACCTGTCGGCTGCGCACCTGCACGCCTTCCTCGACATCGAGGAGCCACCGACCCACGACGTCGTCGTCCGGCGCGGCCGTCATCCGCGCGTCGGCACCAGCACCCTGCACACGACGACGGCGCTCGACGAGGACGAGACGACCGTCGTGGGTGGGCTGCGCTGCACGACGAAGGCACGCACGTTGCTGGACGTCGCCCCGCAGTTCGGTCTGGAGTCGCTCGAGCGGCTCGCGGCCGATCTCGCACGGAAGGACCGCCAGGCGTTCCGCCAGCTCGGGACGGTGCTGGCGCGCAGCGCAGGGAGCAGAGGCCGGCGTCGGCTGCTGACCGCGCTCTCGCGGCTGCCGGACGACGTCGCCAAGCTCGGCTCGCCTCTGGAGGTGATCGGCGTACCGGTCCTCATGCGGAACGGCGCCCCGCAACCGAAGCTGCAATACCGCGTGCGCGACGCCGGCGGTTCGGTCATCAAGCGGGTGGACGCGGCCTGGCCGCGACTGTGGACCATCGTCGAGTTCGACGGCGGCGCCTGGCACGACACGACGGCCGCACGAGCCCACGACGAGGCGGCGCGAGATCGGATGCGGGCGCTCGGGTGGACCGTCGAGGTGCTCCGTTTCCAGGACCTCGACGGACCCCGACCGGCGCAGATCGCCGCGCGACTCCGTGAGCTGCACGCGGCGCAGTGA
- a CDS encoding dihydrofolate reductase family protein translates to MSRTRVHNFSVSLDGFGTGERQSREAPFGHAGERLHEWMFATRFWKPGGSDGVDDAIAREHEPGIGAEIMGAGKYGYPGWHEDPDWTGWWGPNPPFHTPVFVLTHHPRAPLEMEGGTTFHFVDASPAEALDAAREAADGLDVRIGGGVTTVRDFVAAGLVDHLHVVVVPIVLGRGVRLWYGLEALEQEYAIEATPSPSGVTHLTFSRSSG, encoded by the coding sequence GTGTCTCGAACCCGCGTCCACAACTTCTCCGTCTCACTCGACGGCTTCGGCACCGGTGAGCGCCAGAGCCGTGAGGCCCCGTTCGGACACGCCGGTGAACGGCTGCACGAGTGGATGTTCGCCACGCGGTTCTGGAAGCCGGGCGGGAGCGACGGCGTCGACGACGCCATCGCCCGCGAACACGAGCCGGGGATCGGTGCCGAGATCATGGGCGCCGGCAAGTACGGCTACCCCGGCTGGCACGAGGATCCCGATTGGACGGGCTGGTGGGGCCCCAACCCACCCTTCCACACGCCGGTCTTCGTCCTCACCCACCACCCGCGGGCGCCGCTCGAGATGGAGGGCGGCACGACCTTCCACTTCGTCGACGCCTCGCCGGCCGAGGCACTCGACGCGGCGCGCGAGGCGGCCGACGGTCTGGACGTCCGCATCGGCGGCGGTGTCACGACCGTCCGGGACTTCGTCGCAGCCGGACTCGTCGACCACCTGCACGTCGTGGTGGTGCCGATCGTGCTCGGTCGCGGCGTGCGCCTCTGGTACGGACTCGAGGCCCTCGAACAGGAATACGCCATCGAGGCGACGCCGTCACCGAGCGGCGTCACGCACCTGACGTTCAGCCGCTCGAGCGGGTGA
- a CDS encoding class II fumarate hydratase — translation MADQQFRTARDTMGEMQIPVEALWGASTQRAVENFPVSGQPVPLEVVHAHAMLKWAAATANEESGVVDAEVADAIRRAADEVIDGQLDEHFPVDVFQTGSGTSTNMNVNEVVANRAKQLLGEDLSSGKVHPNDHVNASQSSNDTFPTSVHVAVARVAKNETIPALQELAASLRRKSDEWADVVKSGRTHLMDATPVTLGQEFGGYARQIELGVARIEKSLDSVYELALGGTAVGTGLNCPPGFVDRVIELMAERTELPFREAEDHFEAQGARDALVEISGALKTVAVSLIKIANDVRWLASGPRTGLYELQLPEIQPGSSIMPGKVNPVIPESVRQVAAQVIGNDAAVTVGGLSGELELNVMIPLMARNVIESERLLAAVSRVFVEKCIDGTEATDQGPRLVERSLMQVTALVPEIGYERSAALAKQAHKEGKTLREVAQEDGVSEETLDRVLDYKRMTEGGIL, via the coding sequence ATGGCTGACCAGCAGTTCCGTACGGCCCGCGACACGATGGGTGAGATGCAGATCCCCGTGGAGGCGCTGTGGGGCGCGAGCACCCAGCGCGCCGTGGAGAACTTTCCCGTCTCCGGTCAGCCCGTCCCGCTGGAGGTCGTGCACGCCCACGCCATGCTGAAGTGGGCCGCCGCCACCGCCAACGAGGAGTCGGGGGTCGTCGACGCCGAGGTGGCCGACGCCATCCGCCGCGCCGCCGACGAGGTCATCGACGGCCAACTCGACGAGCACTTCCCGGTCGACGTGTTCCAGACCGGCTCGGGCACCTCGACGAACATGAACGTCAACGAGGTCGTGGCCAACCGCGCCAAGCAGCTGCTGGGCGAGGACCTGTCGTCGGGCAAGGTGCACCCCAACGACCACGTCAACGCCTCGCAGTCGTCCAACGACACCTTCCCGACCTCCGTGCACGTCGCGGTCGCGCGGGTGGCCAAGAACGAGACCATCCCGGCGTTGCAGGAGCTGGCCGCCTCGCTGCGGCGCAAGTCCGACGAGTGGGCCGACGTCGTCAAGTCCGGGCGCACCCACCTCATGGACGCGACCCCGGTCACGCTCGGGCAGGAGTTCGGCGGCTACGCGCGCCAGATCGAGCTGGGCGTGGCCCGCATCGAGAAGTCGCTGGACTCCGTCTACGAGCTCGCGCTGGGCGGCACCGCCGTCGGAACCGGGCTCAACTGCCCGCCCGGGTTCGTCGACCGCGTCATCGAGCTGATGGCCGAGCGAACCGAACTGCCGTTCCGTGAGGCCGAGGACCACTTCGAGGCACAGGGCGCCCGTGACGCGCTGGTGGAGATCTCCGGCGCCCTCAAGACCGTCGCGGTCAGCCTCATCAAGATCGCCAACGACGTGCGCTGGCTCGCGTCCGGGCCGCGCACCGGCCTGTACGAGCTCCAGCTGCCGGAGATCCAGCCGGGCTCGTCGATCATGCCGGGCAAGGTCAACCCGGTGATCCCGGAGTCGGTGCGCCAGGTCGCCGCGCAGGTCATCGGCAACGACGCGGCCGTGACGGTCGGCGGGCTCTCCGGCGAGCTCGAACTCAACGTCATGATCCCGCTGATGGCCCGCAACGTCATCGAGTCCGAGCGGCTGCTCGCGGCGGTCAGCCGGGTCTTCGTCGAGAAGTGCATCGACGGCACGGAGGCCACCGACCAGGGCCCCCGGCTGGTCGAGCGGTCCCTGATGCAGGTCACCGCGCTGGTCCCGGAGATCGGCTACGAGCGCTCCGCCGCCCTGGCCAAGCAGGCCCACAAGGAGGGCAAGACGCTGCGCGAGGTGGCGCAGGAGGACGGCGTGTCCGAGGAGACCCTCGACCGCGTGCTGGACTACAAGCGCATGACCGAGGGCGGCATCCTCTGA
- the ilvA gene encoding threonine ammonia-lyase, with protein sequence MELVTLDAIRAAQKLLQGVTMTTPVERSRAVGTIADGDIWLKCENLQRTGSFKLRGAYNRIAQLTDEERRCGVVCASAGNHAQGVALAAKLQGVQATVFMPREAPLPKVDATQAYGAEVRLEGDTFDEALSTALAYADEQGCVFVHPFDHPDIIAGQGTIGLELVDQVPELGTVLVCLGGGGLLSGIAVALRELRPDVRIIGVQAAGSASFPASLDAGRPLDAPDCDTIADGIAVKRPGELTLAHVEALVDEVVTVDDEEIARAVVLLLERAKLVVEPAGAAAVAALLAGRVSVDRDRPTVATLSGGNIDPLMLQHLVTGGLTTEGRYVTLRTQVPDTPGQLSRLLRLVGDQRANVIGVSHHRLEHRLRLGQVEVVLELETRGHDHVKALQLALEEAGYPLQRS encoded by the coding sequence GTGGAGCTCGTCACGCTCGACGCCATCCGCGCCGCACAGAAGCTGCTGCAGGGCGTCACCATGACGACGCCCGTCGAACGGTCCCGCGCCGTCGGCACGATCGCGGACGGCGACATCTGGCTGAAGTGCGAGAACCTGCAGCGCACCGGCTCGTTCAAGCTGCGCGGGGCGTACAACCGCATCGCCCAGCTGACCGACGAGGAACGCCGCTGCGGCGTGGTGTGCGCCTCGGCCGGCAACCACGCGCAGGGCGTCGCGCTGGCGGCCAAGTTGCAGGGTGTGCAGGCGACGGTCTTCATGCCGCGTGAGGCACCGCTGCCGAAGGTCGACGCGACCCAGGCCTACGGCGCCGAGGTGCGCCTCGAGGGCGACACGTTCGACGAGGCGCTGTCGACCGCGCTCGCGTACGCCGACGAGCAGGGCTGCGTGTTCGTCCACCCGTTCGACCACCCGGACATCATCGCCGGGCAGGGGACCATCGGGCTCGAGCTGGTCGACCAGGTCCCGGAGCTGGGGACGGTGCTGGTCTGTCTCGGCGGCGGCGGGCTGTTGTCCGGCATCGCGGTGGCGCTGCGCGAGCTGCGGCCCGACGTGCGGATCATCGGCGTGCAGGCGGCCGGGTCGGCCAGCTTCCCGGCCTCGCTGGACGCCGGCCGACCGCTGGACGCGCCCGACTGCGACACGATCGCGGACGGCATCGCGGTCAAGCGGCCCGGGGAGCTGACCCTCGCGCACGTCGAGGCACTGGTCGACGAGGTGGTCACCGTCGACGACGAGGAGATCGCCCGCGCGGTCGTGCTGCTTCTCGAGCGGGCCAAGCTGGTCGTCGAACCGGCCGGCGCCGCCGCCGTCGCCGCGCTGCTGGCCGGGCGGGTGTCGGTGGACCGGGACCGCCCGACGGTGGCGACGCTGTCGGGCGGCAACATCGACCCGCTGATGCTGCAGCACCTCGTCACCGGCGGGCTCACGACCGAGGGCCGCTACGTCACGTTGCGCACCCAGGTGCCGGACACGCCGGGGCAGTTGTCGAGGTTGCTGCGACTGGTCGGCGACCAGCGCGCGAACGTCATCGGCGTGTCCCACCACCGCCTCGAGCACCGACTGCGGCTCGGGCAGGTCGAGGTGGTGCTGGAGTTGGAGACGCGCGGGCACGACCACGTCAAGGCCCTGCAGTTGGCGCTGGAGGAGGCGGGCTACCCGCTCCAGCGCAGCTGA
- a CDS encoding S8 family serine peptidase produces MSASLPRARRTLVTLTVASLLLATVPAHASDGPSGDEATERIVVAYEPGAVRNAVAATSGSVADDIDELGVEVLEVPTSEAANTLRRLRQDRRVRYVEPDVAVFADTVTPNDPLWAEQWGQQRIGAPAAWRRTTGKGSVVVAVLDSGVDAQHADLRGAVLTGRSFVNGTTSTADDNGHGTAAAGLVAARGNNRIGVAGMCWECKVLPVKVLDRTGSGTTSSVAKGLVWAADQGAQVASLSLSSTGSSQTLNDAITYARSKGMLVVASAGNAGTTEVRYPAGHKHVLAVAGSTNSDGRYSWSNYGSWVDVAAPGCNVTTQRGGGYSTFCGTSSATPLVAGTAALAFSANPAATPDQVRDAVQRSTVKVSFSLGAGRIRADATLDRLTAPIDTGTPVNESPTGTASPADSGTARSIANACPGDGATYHSWAEVHAPGIECLEYWGIGIFPLTNYRPSRALTRGEFAALLDRTLNATEHFEQPTKITRFPDTRGHRHEAAIERLNGLGVIEGYKDGTFGPDRQIRRDQMATLMTRVVEQRYGLQLTAPKGMRFTDMPTSSPHASSVAKLAGVGITSGVDSHRYRPAGMVTRAQTATFIARSLDLLVVEGAITAR; encoded by the coding sequence ATGTCCGCGTCACTGCCCCGCGCCCGCCGCACACTCGTCACGCTCACCGTCGCCTCGCTGCTGCTCGCGACCGTCCCGGCGCACGCCTCCGACGGCCCGTCCGGCGACGAGGCCACGGAACGGATCGTGGTCGCCTATGAACCCGGAGCTGTCCGCAACGCCGTCGCAGCGACGTCGGGCTCCGTCGCTGACGACATCGACGAGCTCGGCGTCGAGGTGCTCGAGGTTCCCACATCCGAGGCGGCCAACACCCTTCGTCGCCTCCGTCAGGACCGGCGCGTCCGTTACGTGGAGCCCGACGTCGCCGTGTTCGCCGACACCGTCACGCCCAACGACCCCCTGTGGGCCGAGCAGTGGGGGCAGCAGCGCATCGGCGCCCCGGCCGCCTGGCGACGCACCACCGGGAAGGGCTCGGTGGTCGTGGCCGTGCTCGACAGCGGCGTCGACGCACAACATGCCGATCTTCGTGGCGCCGTGCTCACGGGCCGCTCCTTCGTCAACGGGACGACGTCGACGGCCGACGACAACGGGCACGGCACGGCTGCCGCCGGACTGGTGGCCGCGCGCGGTAACAACCGCATCGGGGTGGCCGGCATGTGCTGGGAGTGCAAGGTGCTGCCGGTCAAGGTCCTCGACCGCACCGGCAGCGGCACGACGTCGTCGGTCGCCAAGGGCCTCGTGTGGGCCGCCGACCAGGGCGCGCAGGTCGCCAGCCTCAGCCTCAGCAGCACGGGCTCGAGCCAGACCCTCAACGACGCGATCACCTACGCCCGCTCCAAGGGGATGCTCGTCGTGGCCTCCGCCGGCAACGCCGGGACCACCGAGGTCCGCTACCCCGCCGGGCACAAGCACGTGCTCGCCGTTGCCGGCTCGACGAACAGCGACGGACGCTACTCCTGGTCCAACTACGGCTCGTGGGTCGACGTGGCGGCGCCTGGCTGCAACGTCACCACGCAGCGCGGTGGCGGCTACAGCACCTTCTGCGGGACCTCCTCGGCGACGCCGCTGGTCGCCGGCACGGCCGCCCTCGCGTTCTCCGCCAACCCCGCGGCGACGCCCGACCAGGTGCGTGACGCCGTGCAGCGAAGCACCGTGAAGGTTTCCTTCTCGCTCGGCGCAGGGCGTATCCGCGCCGATGCCACGCTCGACCGCCTGACCGCGCCGATCGACACGGGCACGCCCGTCAACGAGTCCCCTACCGGCACGGCGAGCCCAGCTGACAGCGGGACGGCCCGCTCCATCGCGAACGCCTGCCCCGGCGACGGCGCCACGTACCACTCCTGGGCCGAGGTGCACGCCCCCGGCATCGAATGCCTCGAGTACTGGGGCATCGGGATCTTTCCCCTCACGAACTACCGGCCGTCCCGAGCACTGACGCGCGGCGAGTTCGCCGCCCTGCTCGACCGCACGCTGAACGCGACCGAGCACTTCGAACAGCCCACGAAGATCACGCGGTTCCCGGACACCCGCGGCCACCGCCACGAGGCGGCGATCGAGCGTCTGAACGGCCTGGGCGTCATCGAGGGCTACAAGGACGGCACGTTCGGTCCCGACCGCCAGATCCGTCGCGACCAGATGGCCACGCTGATGACGCGCGTGGTGGAGCAACGCTACGGGCTCCAGTTGACGGCGCCGAAGGGCATGCGGTTCACCGACATGCCGACCTCCTCACCGCATGCGAGTTCGGTGGCCAAGCTCGCCGGCGTCGGCATCACGAGCGGTGTCGACAGTCATCGGTATCGGCCGGCCGGCATGGTCACCCGTGCCCAGACCGCGACCTTCATCGCCCGCTCGCTCGACCTCCTGGTCGTCGAGGGCGCCATCACGGCCCGGTGA